A portion of the Achromobacter sp. MFA1 R4 genome contains these proteins:
- a CDS encoding methyl-accepting chemotaxis protein: MKITSLRNRILLITCFTVVGALTLSGFITYQIVRDNMMTTIAATLDAVASGNASAIERWSADKAQAVNATAQVVEKGDPRGLTQLMGQTNGFPITTIGWSDKTFFSTTKTAADYDPTARPWYKSAVAAGKLTITKPYGDSTTGVLYVAFTAPLVRSGQTVGVLSGAVPLDGVKDIIKAIHPTPSSSAFVLGTDGQVISHLNDKLALKPSTDIAAGLTPDAVAAMARDGAAPVELALDGAQKLLKARRIPGTDWYLVVALDKTEATVGQTQVLHATLISLVVLTLVAVALASVITSRAFKRLSAVRDAMDTIGSGDGDMTHRLAVVGHDEVAQISSSFNAFVDKITHVMREVRSGVHSMSAATREIDMGNRDLSQRTETSAASLEETSSALTQLTSSVRQTEETAEHATRLADEASAVAARGGQVVRDAVSTMSEISQSSQRITEIIRVIDGIAFQTNILALNAAVEAARAGEQGRGFAVVAGEVRTLAQRSASSAQEIKTLIEASVQNVKSGTERVQAAGSTMTEIVDGIHRVQRMVSEIHGAMAEQSTGLGQIDRTVADMDQATQQNAALVEQSTAASGMLSDQARVLAEAVARFKLREEEMGTPGRLIALPA; this comes from the coding sequence ATGAAGATCACGTCGCTGCGCAACCGCATTTTGCTTATTACCTGCTTTACGGTGGTCGGGGCGCTTACGCTCTCCGGCTTCATCACCTACCAGATCGTGCGCGACAACATGATGACAACCATCGCCGCGACCCTGGACGCCGTGGCCTCCGGCAATGCCAGCGCCATCGAGCGCTGGTCGGCGGACAAGGCGCAGGCCGTCAACGCCACGGCGCAAGTGGTGGAAAAAGGCGATCCCCGGGGCCTGACCCAGCTCATGGGCCAGACCAACGGCTTTCCCATCACCACGATCGGCTGGTCGGACAAGACCTTCTTTTCCACCACGAAGACCGCGGCCGACTACGATCCGACGGCGCGGCCCTGGTACAAGAGCGCCGTGGCCGCCGGCAAGCTGACCATCACCAAGCCCTACGGCGACTCCACCACGGGCGTGCTGTACGTCGCGTTCACCGCGCCGCTCGTGCGCAGCGGGCAGACGGTCGGCGTGCTGAGCGGCGCGGTGCCGCTGGATGGGGTCAAGGACATCATCAAGGCCATCCACCCCACCCCGTCCAGCAGCGCCTTCGTGCTGGGGACGGACGGCCAGGTGATTTCGCACCTGAATGACAAGCTGGCGCTCAAGCCGTCGACCGACATCGCCGCCGGATTGACCCCGGACGCCGTGGCCGCCATGGCCCGCGACGGCGCCGCGCCGGTCGAACTGGCGCTGGATGGCGCGCAGAAGCTGCTGAAGGCGCGCCGCATCCCCGGCACGGACTGGTATCTGGTGGTGGCGCTGGACAAGACCGAAGCCACCGTCGGCCAGACGCAGGTGCTGCACGCGACGCTGATCTCGCTGGTGGTCCTGACGCTGGTGGCCGTGGCGCTGGCCAGCGTGATCACGTCGCGCGCATTCAAGCGCCTGTCCGCCGTGCGCGACGCGATGGACACCATCGGCTCGGGCGATGGCGACATGACCCACCGCCTGGCGGTGGTCGGCCACGATGAAGTGGCGCAGATCTCGTCGTCGTTCAACGCCTTTGTCGACAAGATCACCCACGTCATGCGCGAAGTGCGCAGCGGTGTGCATTCGATGAGCGCCGCCACGCGCGAGATCGACATGGGCAACCGCGACCTGTCGCAGCGCACCGAAACGTCGGCCGCGTCGCTGGAGGAAACCTCGTCGGCGCTGACGCAACTGACGTCCAGCGTGCGCCAGACCGAGGAAACGGCGGAACATGCCACCCGCCTGGCCGACGAAGCCAGCGCCGTCGCGGCGCGCGGCGGGCAGGTGGTGCGCGATGCCGTCAGCACCATGAGCGAGATCTCGCAGTCGTCGCAACGCATCACCGAGATCATCCGCGTGATCGACGGCATCGCGTTCCAGACCAACATTCTGGCGCTGAATGCGGCCGTCGAGGCGGCGCGCGCGGGCGAGCAGGGCCGCGGCTTCGCGGTGGTGGCGGGCGAAGTGCGCACGCTGGCGCAGCGCAGCGCCTCGTCCGCGCAGGAGATCAAGACGCTGATCGAGGCGTCGGTGCAGAACGTGAAGAGCGGCACGGAGCGCGTGCAGGCGGCGGGTTCGACCATGACCGAAATCGTCGACGGCATCCACCGCGTGCAGCGGATGGTGAGCGAGATCCACGGCGCGATGGCCGAGCAGAGCACGGGGCTGGGTCAGATCGACCGGACGGTCGCCGACATGGACCAGGCCACGCAGCAGAATGCGGCGCTGGTCGAGCAGTCCACGGCCGCGTCCGGCATGCTGAGCGACCAGGCGCGCGTGCTGGCCGAGGCCGTCGCCCGCTTCAAATTGCGCGAAGAGGAAATGGGCACCCCCGGCAGGCTGATCGCGCTGCCGGCCTAA
- a CDS encoding PaaI family thioesterase: MSDDAAVDAAVPPGWRKKTLPGFAGRIGPLWVCKEDDGWAYGLLATADHLNPAGVVHGGLLTALLDHGISAVAWEALGRRACVTVQLDTHFLAAARAGQFLELRARVVRATSSLVFMQGEISAAGQAIATAVAVLKQMGPAPKGAGEAAAGGAPAP; the protein is encoded by the coding sequence ATGAGCGATGACGCCGCTGTTGACGCCGCCGTCCCGCCGGGATGGCGCAAGAAGACCCTGCCGGGTTTCGCGGGCCGGATCGGTCCGCTGTGGGTGTGCAAGGAAGACGACGGCTGGGCCTATGGCCTGCTGGCCACCGCCGACCACCTCAATCCCGCGGGCGTGGTGCACGGTGGCCTGCTGACCGCGCTGCTGGACCATGGGATCAGCGCGGTCGCGTGGGAAGCGCTGGGCCGGCGCGCGTGCGTGACGGTGCAGCTGGACACGCACTTTCTGGCGGCGGCACGCGCAGGCCAGTTCCTGGAGTTGCGCGCACGCGTGGTGCGGGCCACGTCCTCGCTCGTGTTCATGCAGGGCGAGATCAGCGCCGCCGGGCAGGCCATTGCCACGGCGGTCGCGGTGCTCAAACAGATGGGTCCGGCGCCGAAGGGCGCGGGAGAAGCGGCGGCGGGCGGTGCGCCCGCGCCTTAG
- a CDS encoding IclR family transcriptional regulator — protein MSETSTPELASAAGPRVRPVPAVTRSIAILRLLGRGGEPMTLKAISQELGMVTSTCLHILRVLVEEGLVKVDPGAKRYSLGVGMLTLARSVIESNPFPALAQPVLDRIANAASVTAIGVEVSGSDHMVVLALSRSNAPFRLHVDVGSRFPALISATGRLVAAFSDFSDKELERRFKALRWDQAPAFSAWKADVDAVRRQGYSVDRNNYINGVVVIAVPVLDSHTRMTHALVAAGLAEQLDAARVESLAHELQGEAHALSQLLAARN, from the coding sequence ATGAGTGAAACCAGTACCCCGGAACTTGCGTCCGCGGCCGGCCCGCGCGTGCGGCCGGTGCCGGCCGTGACGCGGTCCATCGCGATCCTTCGCCTGTTGGGCCGGGGCGGGGAGCCCATGACCTTGAAGGCGATCTCGCAGGAACTGGGCATGGTGACCAGCACCTGCCTGCACATCCTTCGCGTCCTGGTGGAAGAAGGCCTGGTGAAGGTCGATCCCGGCGCCAAGCGCTACAGCCTGGGCGTGGGCATGCTGACGCTGGCGCGCAGCGTGATCGAGAGCAATCCGTTCCCCGCGCTGGCCCAGCCCGTGCTGGACCGCATCGCCAACGCGGCCAGCGTCACCGCGATCGGGGTCGAGGTCTCGGGCAGCGACCACATGGTGGTGCTGGCGCTATCGCGGTCGAACGCGCCGTTCCGCCTGCACGTCGACGTCGGCAGCCGCTTTCCCGCGCTGATCAGCGCCACGGGGCGGCTGGTCGCCGCGTTCTCGGACTTTTCGGACAAGGAACTGGAGCGCCGCTTCAAGGCCCTGCGCTGGGACCAGGCGCCGGCGTTCTCCGCCTGGAAGGCCGACGTGGACGCGGTGCGCCGCCAGGGCTACAGCGTGGATCGCAACAACTACATCAACGGCGTCGTCGTGATCGCCGTGCCTGTCCTGGACAGCCACACGCGCATGACGCACGCGCTGGTGGCGGCGGGCCTGGCCGAACAGCTCGACGCGGCGCGCGTCGAGTCCCTGGCCCATGAATTGCAGGGCGAAGCGCACGCGCTGTCGCAACTGCTGGCGGCAAGGAACTGA
- a CDS encoding acyl-CoA synthetase, whose amino-acid sequence MTKLTDTLSYADAQALCSADKLWELFDGNREYMNIAHECIDRHAGKAEPAIILVRAAGGDETYSFRQIAEQSSRFAHYLVEQGIRPGDRVAVMLEPSLPFYVAMFGAMKMGAIAVPLFTLFGPDGIRLRVQDCQPRMLVTNAEKAPLAAGGDDMRVVIADDAFVGALAGYPSHYACRTRADDLAIFQYTSGTTRELPDAVKHTHRALVTLMLAALYGTGIRPGDRYMCPSSPAWGHGLWHGTLAPLALGVTIGAYAGKFNAERLLQALQEHRFNNISAAATHYRMMRNCGAADRYRYQLDKVSFTGEPIDSETAAFVEATFGRPVCSMYGTTEIGVCLVNYPGAPDFTVKAGSLGKPVPGLRVEVQDASGQPCAPGETGELKLWRRDAWVATKDLGRVDEDGYFWHGGRADDVIISAGWTMSAVEIEDAILKHRDVAEAAAIGVPDPLRGQVVKAFVVSARPGDDAFVQEIQDAVRSRLAQHEYPRQVVFVAELPKTPAGKIHRRKLREQELATAAQTPAGAAHA is encoded by the coding sequence ATGACGAAGCTGACCGACACCCTCTCCTACGCGGACGCCCAGGCGCTCTGCTCCGCCGACAAGCTCTGGGAGCTTTTCGACGGCAACCGCGAATACATGAACATCGCGCACGAGTGCATCGATCGGCACGCCGGCAAGGCCGAGCCGGCGATCATCCTTGTGCGCGCCGCGGGCGGCGACGAGACCTACTCTTTCCGCCAGATTGCCGAGCAGTCCTCGCGCTTTGCCCATTACCTGGTCGAACAGGGCATCCGCCCCGGCGACCGCGTGGCCGTGATGCTGGAGCCATCGCTGCCGTTCTACGTGGCCATGTTCGGCGCCATGAAGATGGGCGCCATCGCCGTGCCGCTCTTTACCCTGTTCGGCCCGGACGGCATCCGCCTGCGGGTGCAGGACTGCCAGCCGCGCATGCTGGTGACCAACGCGGAAAAAGCGCCGCTCGCCGCGGGTGGCGACGACATGCGCGTGGTCATCGCGGACGACGCATTCGTCGGCGCGCTGGCCGGCTACCCCTCGCACTATGCATGCCGCACGCGCGCCGATGACCTGGCCATCTTCCAGTACACGTCCGGCACGACGCGCGAGCTGCCCGACGCCGTCAAGCACACGCACCGCGCCCTGGTCACCCTGATGCTGGCCGCCCTGTACGGCACCGGCATCCGTCCCGGCGACCGCTACATGTGCCCGTCGTCTCCCGCCTGGGGGCACGGCCTGTGGCACGGCACGCTGGCGCCGCTGGCGCTGGGCGTCACCATCGGCGCCTACGCCGGCAAGTTCAACGCCGAGCGGCTGCTGCAGGCGCTGCAGGAGCACCGCTTCAACAACATCTCCGCCGCCGCCACGCACTACCGCATGATGCGCAACTGCGGCGCGGCCGACCGGTATCGCTACCAGCTCGACAAGGTGTCCTTCACCGGCGAGCCCATCGACAGCGAGACCGCCGCGTTCGTGGAGGCCACCTTCGGCCGCCCGGTCTGCAGCATGTACGGCACGACGGAAATCGGCGTGTGCCTGGTCAACTATCCCGGCGCGCCGGATTTCACGGTCAAGGCCGGCTCGCTGGGCAAGCCCGTGCCCGGACTGCGCGTGGAAGTGCAGGACGCCAGCGGCCAGCCCTGCGCGCCCGGCGAAACCGGAGAGCTCAAGCTGTGGCGCCGTGACGCGTGGGTCGCCACCAAGGACCTGGGGCGCGTGGATGAGGACGGCTACTTCTGGCACGGGGGCCGTGCCGACGACGTCATCATCTCGGCCGGCTGGACCATGAGCGCCGTCGAAATCGAAGACGCCATCCTCAAGCACCGCGACGTGGCGGAGGCCGCCGCGATCGGCGTGCCCGATCCGCTGCGCGGCCAGGTAGTCAAGGCCTTCGTCGTGTCGGCCCGCCCCGGCGACGACGCTTTCGTGCAAGAAATCCAGGACGCCGTGCGCAGCCGCCTGGCGCAGCACGAGTATCCGCGCCAGGTGGTGTTCGTGGCCGAACTGCCCAAGACGCCCGCCGGAAAGATCCATCGCAGGAAATTGCGGGAGCAGGAACTTGCGACCGCCGCCCAGACGCCCGCCGGCGCCGCCCACGCCTAG
- a CDS encoding MaoC family dehydratase N-terminal domain-containing protein, with translation MLTQTKTERSFPKITERGLDELRERIGVKIGATAEPWCYEATRDNIRHYAHGIGDDNPLWSDPEYAAKTQHGGIIALPSFLFATSRIVSGYVGGLPGVHAMWSGADWTWHKTVKRNDAISTEAHLKNLIEHQTRFAGRAVQQIYHVDFFNQDGDKVAEADSWCFRTERDHAREQGSKYKEVRAREPRRYSPEEIKEAYKLYAQEEVRGATPRYWEDVKEGEELPVMFKGPMTVTGFIAYAQGWGGLYIRANKLAWQLIDAHPGVGITNRFGIPDVPERVHWEEDFALEVGAPGAYDYGPERNSWLTHHLTNWMGDAGFLRKSTCKIRRHNPEGDMLFFKGKVVRKYVEDGRHLVEIEQEARNQDDELSVLGSGVVELPTRA, from the coding sequence ATGCTGACCCAGACCAAGACCGAACGCAGCTTCCCCAAGATCACCGAACGCGGGCTGGACGAGCTGCGCGAGCGCATCGGCGTCAAGATCGGCGCCACGGCCGAGCCGTGGTGCTACGAAGCCACGCGCGACAACATCCGCCACTACGCCCACGGCATCGGCGACGACAACCCCCTGTGGTCCGACCCGGAGTACGCGGCCAAGACGCAGCACGGCGGCATCATCGCCCTGCCCAGCTTTCTGTTTGCCACCAGCCGCATCGTGTCCGGCTACGTGGGCGGGCTGCCCGGCGTGCACGCCATGTGGTCGGGCGCGGACTGGACCTGGCACAAGACGGTCAAGCGCAACGACGCCATCTCGACCGAAGCGCACCTGAAGAACCTGATCGAACACCAGACCCGCTTTGCCGGCCGCGCCGTGCAGCAGATCTACCACGTCGACTTCTTCAACCAGGACGGCGACAAGGTCGCCGAGGCCGACAGCTGGTGCTTCCGCACCGAACGCGACCACGCGCGCGAACAGGGCAGCAAGTACAAGGAAGTGCGCGCCCGCGAACCGCGCCGCTACAGCCCCGAGGAAATCAAGGAAGCCTACAAGCTGTACGCCCAGGAAGAAGTGCGCGGCGCCACGCCCCGCTACTGGGAAGACGTGAAGGAAGGCGAGGAACTGCCCGTGATGTTCAAGGGCCCGATGACGGTGACCGGCTTCATCGCCTACGCGCAGGGCTGGGGCGGGCTGTATATCCGCGCCAACAAGCTGGCGTGGCAGCTCATCGACGCCCACCCCGGGGTGGGCATCACCAACCGCTTCGGCATCCCCGACGTGCCCGAGCGCGTCCACTGGGAAGAGGACTTCGCGCTGGAAGTCGGCGCGCCCGGCGCCTACGACTACGGTCCGGAGCGCAACTCGTGGCTGACCCACCATCTGACCAACTGGATGGGCGACGCGGGTTTCCTGCGCAAGTCCACCTGCAAGATCCGCCGCCACAACCCCGAGGGCGACATGCTGTTCTTCAAGGGCAAGGTCGTGCGCAAGTACGTGGAAGACGGCCGCCACCTGGTCGAGATCGAACAGGAAGCGCGCAACCAGGACGACGAGCTTTCCGTGCTGGGTTCCGGTGTGGTCGAATTGCCTACCCGCGCCTGA
- a CDS encoding CaiB/BaiF CoA-transferase family protein — protein MSDSSEHAAPGPDAPARGALEGLRVIDLSRVLAGPLCTQMLADQGADVIKVEPPGGDETRTLGPPVNEDGDAAYFMAVNRGKRAIGLDLSQPEGREVLLALLQEADVLVENFVPGTMARWGLDYEADLKPRFPQLIHCSITGFGEDGPLGGLPGYDAILQAMCGLMSVNGDPASGPTRVGIPIVDHLTGYTAQSGILLALYHRARTGLGQRVEVTLFDTALSLLVPHAANWMHTQHAPGLLGSAHPNIAPYDRFACRDGEIFLGIVNDRQFRRFCDYAGLAALADDARFATNRSRLTHREALRGAIEAALAARPREALCAELMRIGVPAGPVNSVPEAFAQAHTAHRGMRVDRDGYHGIGPAVRLSRAPARVDRLPPAYAQHTDEVLREAGLADTQIAALKELGILPRWPPPKP, from the coding sequence ATGTCTGATTCATCGGAACATGCTGCACCCGGCCCCGACGCCCCTGCCCGGGGCGCGCTGGAGGGCCTGCGCGTCATCGACCTGTCGCGCGTCCTGGCCGGCCCGCTCTGCACGCAGATGCTGGCAGACCAGGGCGCAGACGTCATCAAGGTCGAGCCCCCGGGCGGGGACGAGACCCGCACGCTGGGGCCGCCGGTCAACGAGGACGGCGATGCCGCCTACTTCATGGCGGTCAATCGCGGAAAGCGCGCGATCGGGCTGGACCTGTCGCAGCCCGAGGGTCGCGAGGTCCTGCTGGCCTTGCTGCAAGAGGCCGACGTCCTGGTCGAGAATTTCGTGCCCGGCACGATGGCCCGATGGGGGCTGGACTACGAGGCGGACCTCAAGCCCCGCTTTCCGCAGCTCATCCATTGCTCCATCACGGGCTTTGGCGAGGACGGCCCGCTGGGCGGCCTGCCCGGCTACGACGCCATCCTGCAGGCCATGTGCGGCCTGATGAGCGTGAACGGGGACCCCGCCAGCGGCCCCACCCGCGTCGGCATCCCCATCGTGGACCACCTGACCGGCTACACCGCGCAATCCGGCATCCTGCTGGCGCTGTATCACCGCGCGCGCACCGGGCTGGGCCAGCGCGTCGAGGTCACGCTGTTCGACACGGCGCTCAGCCTGCTGGTGCCCCACGCCGCCAACTGGATGCACACCCAGCACGCCCCCGGCCTGCTGGGCAGCGCGCATCCCAACATCGCGCCGTACGACCGCTTTGCGTGCCGCGACGGCGAGATCTTCCTGGGCATCGTCAACGACCGCCAATTCCGCCGGTTCTGCGATTACGCGGGTCTTGCGGCATTGGCCGACGATGCCCGCTTTGCCACCAACCGCTCGCGGCTGACGCATCGCGAGGCCTTGCGCGGCGCCATCGAAGCGGCGCTGGCCGCGCGCCCGCGCGAGGCGCTGTGCGCCGAGCTGATGCGAATCGGCGTACCGGCCGGCCCGGTCAACAGCGTGCCTGAAGCCTTCGCGCAGGCGCACACCGCCCATCGCGGCATGCGCGTCGATCGCGACGGCTATCACGGCATCGGCCCCGCAGTCCGGCTGTCGCGCGCGCCCGCCCGCGTGGACCGCCTGCCGCCCGCCTATGCGCAGCATACCGACGAGGTCCTCAGGGAGGCCGGCCTCGCCGATACCCAGATCGCGGCATTGAAGGAGCTGGGCATCCTGCCGCGCTGGCCTCCGCCCAAGCCATAG
- a CDS encoding tripartite tricarboxylate transporter substrate binding protein → MKTLRLIAALAAPLLFAQPAAAADSYPSKPVKIIVPYQAGQGTDVAARYLAEYLARDLGQPVIVENRPGAGGNIGASEAARATPDGYTLLMGTNGTHVLNQYMYASTNFDPEKDFSPVMLVSSFPMVLLTTPSSPYASLADLRNPAKAKPDSINVGMPSTTARLVYELLKQQGVNSLRGIPYKGSATATTDLLGGQVQLGIDTVSAARSFITSGKLRPLAVTSLKESALLPGVPTVAAQGLEGFQVVAWNGLYAPKGTPPAAIKRLNADLAKILARPEVRQKLLDLGHEPGGGTPDELAAFARSERLKWQPLIVQAGLKAE, encoded by the coding sequence ATGAAGACCTTACGCCTGATCGCCGCGCTCGCGGCGCCGCTGCTGTTCGCGCAGCCCGCCGCGGCGGCCGACAGCTATCCCTCCAAACCCGTCAAGATCATCGTCCCCTACCAGGCCGGCCAGGGCACGGACGTTGCCGCGCGCTACCTGGCCGAGTACCTGGCCCGCGACCTGGGCCAGCCCGTCATCGTCGAGAACCGTCCCGGCGCGGGCGGCAACATCGGCGCCTCCGAGGCCGCGCGCGCCACGCCGGACGGCTACACGCTGCTGATGGGCACCAACGGCACGCATGTGTTGAACCAATACATGTATGCGTCCACCAACTTCGATCCCGAGAAAGACTTCTCGCCCGTCATGCTGGTCAGCTCGTTTCCCATGGTGCTGCTGACCACGCCATCCTCGCCCTACGCCAGCCTGGCCGACCTGCGCAACCCGGCCAAGGCCAAGCCCGACAGCATCAACGTCGGCATGCCCAGCACCACCGCGCGCCTGGTCTACGAACTGCTCAAGCAGCAGGGCGTGAACAGCCTCCGCGGCATCCCCTACAAGGGGTCGGCCACCGCCACCACAGACCTGCTGGGCGGGCAGGTGCAGCTAGGCATTGACACCGTGAGCGCGGCGCGCTCGTTCATCACCAGCGGCAAACTGCGCCCGCTGGCCGTGACGTCGCTGAAGGAGTCGGCCCTGCTTCCGGGCGTGCCGACCGTGGCCGCGCAAGGGCTGGAGGGCTTTCAAGTCGTCGCGTGGAATGGCCTGTACGCGCCCAAGGGCACGCCGCCGGCCGCAATCAAACGGCTGAACGCCGATCTCGCGAAGATCCTCGCGCGTCCGGAGGTGCGGCAGAAATTGCTGGACCTGGGGCATGAGCCGGGCGGCGGCACGCCAGACGAACTGGCGGCGTTCGCGCGCAGCGAACGGCTGAAGTGGCAGCCGTTGATCGTGCAGGCGGGGTTGAAGGCGGAGTAG
- a CDS encoding MFS transporter yields the protein MSLPDPSTPPSRPDPMLVACLALSMLLSSLGTSIANVGLPALARAFDASFPSVQWVVLAYLLAVTTAVASAGRLADLIGRRRLMLAGLAWFTAASALCGAAPGLWSLVAARAAQGVGAAVLMTLAMALAGEAAPKGRAGSAMGLLGTMSAAGTALGPTLGGALIAGPGWRAIFLVNLPLGLLAFWLAWRHLPQDRPRATQAPVRFDRLGSALLTVSLAAYALSMTLGKGAFGPLNAALLAAAAAGACLFWRVESRSAHPLLRPAMFSDAGRSAGLAASALVATVMMATLVVGPFYLAGAQGLDAARVGLAMSCGPLVAAVAGVPAGRCVDRFGARPMTLAALGAMAGASATLPFASDAFGVAGYVIALVVITAGYALFQAANNTAVMAGAGGERGAVSGLLNLSRNLGLITGASAMGALFALGAGTADLAGAPPQALAAGLRAVFLAAAALCVLAAAAVAAAGVTRPRAVQP from the coding sequence ATGTCTCTTCCCGATCCTTCCACCCCGCCTTCCCGGCCCGATCCCATGCTCGTGGCCTGCCTGGCCCTGTCGATGTTGCTGTCGTCGCTGGGCACCAGCATTGCCAATGTCGGCCTGCCGGCGCTGGCGCGGGCCTTCGACGCCTCCTTTCCATCGGTGCAGTGGGTGGTGCTGGCCTATCTGCTGGCCGTCACCACCGCCGTCGCCAGCGCCGGGCGCCTGGCCGACCTGATCGGCCGGCGGCGCCTGATGCTGGCCGGGCTTGCGTGGTTCACCGCCGCCTCGGCGCTGTGCGGGGCGGCGCCCGGCCTGTGGAGCCTGGTGGCCGCGCGCGCCGCGCAAGGCGTGGGCGCGGCCGTGCTGATGACGCTGGCCATGGCCCTGGCCGGCGAGGCGGCGCCGAAGGGCCGCGCCGGCAGCGCCATGGGCCTGTTGGGCACGATGTCGGCGGCAGGCACCGCGCTGGGCCCGACGCTGGGCGGCGCGCTGATCGCCGGGCCGGGGTGGCGCGCGATCTTTCTGGTCAATCTGCCGCTGGGCCTGCTGGCGTTCTGGCTGGCCTGGCGGCATCTGCCCCAGGACCGGCCGCGCGCCACGCAGGCGCCGGTACGCTTTGACCGCCTGGGCAGTGCGCTGTTGACGGTGTCTCTGGCCGCCTATGCGCTGTCCATGACCTTGGGAAAAGGCGCTTTCGGCCCGCTCAATGCCGCCCTGCTGGCGGCGGCGGCCGCTGGCGCGTGCCTGTTCTGGCGGGTGGAATCGCGCAGCGCGCATCCGTTGCTGCGGCCGGCCATGTTCAGCGACGCCGGGCGCTCGGCAGGCCTGGCCGCCAGCGCGCTGGTTGCCACGGTGATGATGGCGACCCTGGTGGTGGGGCCGTTCTATCTGGCGGGGGCACAGGGGCTGGACGCCGCGCGCGTCGGCCTGGCGATGTCCTGCGGTCCGCTCGTGGCCGCGGTGGCGGGCGTGCCCGCGGGCCGCTGCGTGGATCGGTTCGGCGCGCGGCCCATGACGCTGGCCGCGCTGGGCGCCATGGCGGGCGCATCGGCCACGCTGCCGTTCGCGTCCGATGCGTTCGGCGTGGCGGGCTACGTCATCGCGCTTGTCGTGATCACGGCGGGGTACGCCTTGTTCCAGGCGGCCAACAACACCGCGGTGATGGCGGGCGCGGGCGGCGAGCGGGGCGCCGTGTCGGGGCTGTTGAACCTGTCGCGCAACCTGGGTTTGATCACCGGGGCGTCGGCGATGGGGGCATTGTTCGCCCTGGGCGCCGGAACGGCGGACCTGGCTGGCGCGCCGCCGCAGGCGCTGGCGGCGGGACTGCGGGCTGTCTTCCTGGCGGCGGCTGCGCTGTGCGTCCTGGCCGCGGCCGCGGTGGCGGCGGCCGGCGTGACCCGGCCGCGCGCCGTCCAGCCTTAG
- a CDS encoding LysR family transcriptional regulator produces the protein MTQPDLNLLITLDALLSEGSVAGAARRLRLSPSAMSRALARLRETTGDPLLVRAGRGLVPTPRALALRAQVGGLVRDAQAVLGRAHELDLAGLVRTFTLRVSDGFVENVGAALIARIAAQAPGVRLRFVQKADKDSGPLREGDVDLETGVVGRLASPELRTRALFQDRYIGVMRADHPLGGRNVTLARYLAARHVLASRRGLESGPMDEALQALGRERHIAAIAGGFSMALALARGTDLIATVPEMHTATLREGMRSFALPFAMAPFTVSMLWHPRMDGDAAHRWLRGCVLAACGTGAPG, from the coding sequence ATGACCCAGCCCGACCTGAACCTGCTGATCACTTTGGACGCGCTGCTCTCGGAAGGCAGCGTGGCCGGCGCGGCCCGGCGCCTGCGCCTGAGCCCGTCCGCCATGAGCCGCGCGCTGGCGCGCCTGCGCGAGACCACGGGAGATCCGCTGCTGGTGCGCGCCGGGCGCGGGCTGGTTCCCACCCCCCGCGCGCTGGCGCTGCGCGCCCAGGTCGGCGGACTGGTCCGGGACGCGCAGGCCGTGCTGGGCCGGGCGCACGAACTGGATCTTGCCGGGCTCGTCCGCACGTTCACGCTGCGCGTCAGCGACGGTTTCGTGGAGAACGTCGGCGCCGCGCTGATCGCCCGGATCGCCGCGCAGGCGCCGGGCGTGCGCCTGCGCTTCGTGCAGAAGGCGGACAAGGACAGCGGACCGCTGCGCGAAGGCGACGTCGACCTGGAAACCGGCGTGGTGGGCCGGTTGGCCAGCCCGGAGCTGCGCACGCGCGCGCTGTTCCAGGACCGGTACATCGGCGTCATGCGCGCGGACCATCCGCTGGGCGGGCGCAACGTCACGCTGGCGCGCTACCTGGCGGCGCGCCACGTCCTGGCGTCACGCCGCGGGCTTGAGTCCGGGCCCATGGATGAAGCCCTGCAGGCGTTGGGACGCGAGCGCCACATCGCCGCCATTGCCGGCGGATTCTCGATGGCGCTGGCGCTGGCGCGGGGCACGGACCTGATCGCCACGGTTCCCGAAATGCACACCGCCACGCTGCGGGAAGGCATGCGCAGCTTTGCGCTGCCCTTTGCCATGGCGCCCTTCACGGTGTCCATGCTGTGGCATCCCAGGATGGACGGGGACGCCGCGCACCGCTGGCTGCGCGGCTGCGTCCTGGCGGCGTGCGGAACGGGCGCCCCTGGCTAG